Genomic window (Cardiocondyla obscurior isolate alpha-2009 linkage group LG21, Cobs3.1, whole genome shotgun sequence):
gaaacgaggcCACCGACCCGGAGAACGTAAGCGACGTTACCGGAAGGAGTCTCCTCCAACTGCGACCCTGACCCACAGCCGAAGTTACGAAGCTGATGTCCTTCGGTATCCCTCACGTGGCACGCCTAAGCTAGTCGTTTAATATACGATCGctctttaatctttttttattctgaatCTGGTTTGTTTCTCGTGGATGAGACCGAGACGAAGATTCCTTCTCGTCTCgcgtactctttttttttttttttttttttttttttttttttttaatattttaaaagcgaGGTTCACACCCGAGATCTCGCGAGCACTCGACGTATTCGTTTCTGCCAGAAGTAGACGACCTTGATATTGTCCGTGGCATAAGATTTTCATCCGTGGCACGGCGTCGTGACGTCCGAAAGAAAGTCGTGCTTACGTGCCGCGGGAGGTGCAACGACCGGGGGAGAGTTTTTAGGTAGGCACCAGTCGGATGGACCTGCGTGGCTAGATGGGTCTGTAGGTGAGTTATGTGGCGAAGAAGGAGGTCGTGGCCTAGATCGGGGACCAGTTTGGCCGCGCCGAAGGATTCCGATATACCGTTAACATTGTCGTCGCTTTAAGTAGGCTCCTCCTCGATCGGCGACCGCCGTTTCTTCCTTCCAAGGTAACTCGGCGGGAAGGGGAATGCGTTTCCCTTCATTAAAATCCAGAGACGGTCCGACGAGTCGCGGAAGGCAGCACCGGCCACGGTCCCACCCTGGTCAACGACCCGGACGAGACGAAATGACCTCACGAAAAGTGGTCTCAAGGACGCAATCAGGGCGCATTCCCGAAGCCGCTTTCtccccccctctctcccccttcGATGCTTATCTCGAGTCGGAAATTGTTAGAGAGATCCATTATCTCTGGGTTAATAATCGGTGAGATTTTGATGGCTTTGGAAACTTACGACTTGTAAACTGATGGCTTTCGGAGAAACGATCGTCGTACGATGATGCTTGGTAGCGCTGACAgtaacatacatttttttttttttctctgtttttttagataataaaatacgcgatgtttataaaaatcgaCGAACAATCGCTCGCCGTCGCGAATATAAATCAATCGGAAAGACCCGCGggtctaaaataataattaattagttttaaattacagGGTGCTTTGTCGCGATCTCAAAGTAACATTTAAACTACTTTAAAAtgcgaatattatttcgatgttgaagaaaatatttccacGTGGAGCTTTCGCGTGAGGAACATCCGGGAAAGTAGAGACTGCAAAATTGACGCAATTTCTATCAATGATTTAGGTGGCATGGACTCCGAATCGAGTGGCCACGTGCCAGCGATTTACGTGGCGAAATATAATCGTTTTGTCGACAATATTCTCGGCAAGATCAACAACATTCTGCGCGCTAATTACGAGCCGGTGACTGTGAAACTGACGAATCCAACATCGAGCTACAAAACGGGCAAGAACAAGAATAAGACCAAGAAGAAGGGCATAAAGAACGGTACTAAAAAGAGCGCCTCGAGACCGATCGAAGATTCCACCATAGCTGAAAAAAATGACAATGAAAATGACGTCGAGGTACGATACGCCctgcaattattttctttttttccaatattcaaataatttatactattaagtaaatttattactattaatttccaaattaatttaaaaagcgaaataaaCTTGTTAAACTCCAAAAAGTCAACTCGAATGAAACACGCCTGCTTTATGATTACAGAAAGTCACCCAGGCCACTGAATCAGTCGCAACGCCGATCCACGCGACGGAAAAGCAACCAGTTTTATTAGAGTCTTCCACAGAAAGCAGCGTGAGATCCAACACCAGACGTACGTCCAGCAAGAATAAGAACACCAATAAGAATCGCAAACGAACGAAGAACAAGACGAAAAATCAAAGCACCAACAAAAACAAAGTAATCAATCAATTATTAGTGAGACCacaattttttctattatacgAATTTAAATCTAAGTTCTTGGATGTTTGAAGCTGGCACACAGGCAGCCTTTTAAGTgacgaacaaaaattaaaaaatactcaattaatttttcacgcaaTTTTTCAGACCAAGGCTAAGAGCAGACCGAAAGCGAGAGCCACCTTGTACGGATTGGCGTCTCTGCATAGGACGGGTAATGTATCGGTGAACATGATGAGCGATCACACGACAATTAAGACCAAGTTCAGCTTGGGACCACTGGTGCTGAAGGTCGAGAAAGAGTTCGGCAGGGCTGCGAAGAAGGAGCTGAGGAGCGCGACCGCCACCACGGCCGAGATGTCTGGCAAGTTGAGCTTGCGAGTATTGCACGGTGGCGCAGCGACATTGCATTCTATTCGAGTCTTGCAACCAAAGCAGGTACGTTAACATAGAGACTGAAACGAGTAATGAATACGTATGCGGCAGCAACGATTTAGcatatatttcaatacatGTTTGCGCTCGCATATTAAATCAAAtgtttctatcttttttttttttttcttttttttcttttttaaatcagGTTCGAGTGGAAAGCCAGGACGATCACGACAGAACGCGAGAGTTTGTGTGGAAGAGATCGTCGCATATAGCGCATTTGGTGTCGCAGAAACTTTCCTCGGCCACCAGGTCAATGCTTCGACCACCGCCTGTTTCACCCGCAGCTTAAACTACATAATCCTGCCGCATCTTGGTCCAACCGAAACCTCTAGTAATTGCCGATCGTAACGGGAGCCGAGCCGTGAGAATTCGAGATTGAGGGTCAACGCGAGGGGTATTGTTTAACGAGGTTTGTCGCGCCCAAGTCGCAAAAGTCGCGCGGCCACTTCGATGGACTAGATTAATCGTAATtggatttatattaataaaccaatttttttttccccattcGCGCGATAAGCTAGGCAGAGAAAGTAACAGGAAAATGTATACGCGATGTCCCACTTGCAACCGCGTTATCTTTTTAGACGACAGATCGGTCTATCAATTCGAAGTCGATTTTCCTCGAGAGAAATGTCGAGGCACCGATAGTTTCTCGGctaataattcaaaataagAAGCTCCTAACGAACTAAGTTGCAGCGAAAGAGTATAAcaagaaataagaaatacatattcaattaatatactCTAAGAtcacagaaagaaaaaaaaagaaaaaaaaaagattgactTCAaagatataagaaaaaaaaaaaaattttatgtagaTGAGAAACATTCTACATAATAAGAGTTTAACGTTGGACCAAACCTCGgccgtattttatttattaattatttatttatttatttgtcacgTAGTTCGTAATTCGTCTTCAGAAAGTCTGATATATGTATTTCCTTCTAGAAATGCGGTCGAATGTCGAAACACATAAATGCAAGCCATTATACGTTAAGTTGATCTGTTTAGATTAATGTATATAATCTGCCAGAatattagaatataaaatatatacgcgaCAAAGCGATGTGTTCAGTCTTATATTCCATTAATCTTTGCGCGTTCtactttgcaattaaaaaataaaataaaataaaataaaataaattaaaaaaaaaaaaaagaaagaaagatttcGTCATTCtgttgcattttatattaattctattttaatgtacgttaattaaagtaatgcgcattttaaaataaagaataccTAGCTTAGTAAAATTCCAATTATATGTACACTtacacgaataaaaaaaacaatttatatgtTTGCATTTCATAATACGCATGTGTTATATGTTTCAGATAAGATATGCGCTTTGTGTACGAGCGAGACCGggttaaaagttaaataatctTCAAATTAAACGTGTTTATCGcgtcaataatttaaatcgacaAACGTAACGATACATAACATCGGCAGGATTTCTCAACTTTCGTCGCAGGAGAGAAATTTCATCGCGCGAGTCCTCTTCATAAGAAAGTCGCGCCGCTacgttttttatataaatattataattcgcGCAAAATCTGCATGTCACTTCCGTTCGCGTCACGATGACACGACACTTTTCAACGTCATCTTTATTTAAGTGTTAAAAGTAGGCGCGTTTCTTTCTCAGCGCGGCCTCGAGTAATCAACCTATCctaatctttctttctttctctttttttttttctttcttttttctacttttgtGCGACGCTATCATACTGCGACGTGGAAAAGCAAAGAGAGTATCTACAACGATAAGATTCCCTTCTCTGGCCAGGATTTGACGCGACGGTGGCTTCGCTGCTGGAATTAAACACACATTTGCATACAAACGTTTCCCTCGGCGTGTTCGCTGCGATGCACGCCTTATGATCCGATTCCTAACTGATAACGAAGTTTGTTTACGGTTTCGCTGTAATCTAATGCGGCCTCGACACCGGCGGTTACGTAATTAATCTATCGCCGAGGAGATTTCCGTGGATTTTACTCTTCGGGAATGTCGAAGGGAGAAACTATGACGCCGCGACGTCGCAAGGTTAAGTCAGAATTCGGTGCAACGGTCGCTTGAGTAAGCAATGATGAAATCACTCGGCCTTCCCTGCCGATCTCCCGAGAGCTTCCGCGCGGCTCAAAGGCCGACGTTTTCTTTcgtacgattaaattaaatctagtGGCATAGATAAAGCGGCGGAgctttgattttcttttcgcttcCGGTCTGTCTGTCGAAAGCGCGGTCCAGTTTATCAAATCGAAAGCAGGAAGAAGAGCGATATAAGCGTAAGACTTACCTTGTAAGAGGCATTTTCGTAGGGCAGCGCGCCGAGAACGCATGCGCGATTGATCCGCGTGTTGCTTTCATTGGCGCCGGCCGTCGTAGAGGCGAGGATAAGCAAACAGTCGTGGTCGCAGCTTCGACGCGGTCGTGCTCGGACGCGGGAGAGATTCGCGCGTCCCTCGTCCCCGCGCCGCGGCTCGGTCTTACGCACTTTTCTCCAATCCATCCCTaccaccgtcgccgtcgtcgccgtcgccgccgttgCTGCAATACCGCTGTGACCAGGGCCTGTAAAGTCCAAGGAGTCGCGCGAGTACAGAGGCACTCCCGCGCGATCAgctcgcaattaatttaaacgctCGCGACCtgcggagaaaaaagaaactaagaaagatagaaagagagagaaagagagagagagaaaaaaaaagagaaaaagagagcacGCTTCCGCGAACGGACTGCGACGCAAGCCTCCTGCCGCATCTTAATCCCGAAATAGGATCAAGGATAACGTCGTCGTAAACTTTTTCGCATCTACCACAACGCCGTGGAAGGGCTGAGAAAACCGGTCGGCTGCATTCAAGTAAGTCCTCCCGAGAGATTATCATACCGCTTAAACGCTATGTTGAATCCCGCGAGACGCCGCGTACATTTAAATAGCCACCGCGGAGTGATAGAAAACGAGCTAATTCAATTCGATAAGATACACGTATTTAATCGAGAATAATATACTGACCTTGCTTTTCCagatttatcattttataaagAGATTCAGCTGCGAATAAACGGCCTTTTCACAAAATGGCTTCATTAGTGACGACCGTCAGAACAACCAGGTCCTTCCAGCATTTATGTGCTTGCGCCGTTAGGACGCTGACCACAAGCGCAATGCCAAGTCCCACGGACGAGGGAAAAGAGATAATCGTCAATTATTTGGACGGTAAGGACAACGGTATCGCCGTGCTAGGGCTGAACAGGCCCGCCGCCCGCAACTCCTTGGGGAAGATCCTGATCTCTCAGTTTAACGAGGCGTTGGACTCCATCAGGCAAAACAGCAAGCTCCGTGTGCTGATAGTACGCAGCCTGATTCCGAAAGTGTTCTGTGCCGGGGCAGACCTACGGGAAAGATACAAAATGGATAATTCCGAAGTGAATCGATTCGTATCCACTCTGAGAGATCTCATGTCCAAGGTGGAAGCGCTGCCGACGCCGGTAATATCGGCGATCGATGGCTTCGCGCTGGGCGGAGGATTGGAGCTCGCGCTGGCTACCGATATCAGGGTCGCTTCAGCCGAAGCCAAAATGGGCCTTATAGAAACGAGTCTGGCGATAATACCGGGCGCCGGCGGGACACAGAGACTTCCAAGGGTAATCGGCTTAGCCAAGGCTAAACAGTTGATTTATACCGCACGAATTCTAAACGGCGAGCAGGCGATGGAAATCGGTCTCGTGAACGAAGTGGTTTCTCAGAACACGGTCGGCGATGCGGCTTACCAAATGGCTCTTTCAATCGCGAGAGAAATTCTACCCAACGGTCCGATCGGTGTCAGGTGAGTTACCGATGTTAAAGCgctaaaaacataattatttaatattaatttttgtaaataaatgcataatattaaatagaaagataaaagacataaagtaaaatctaagaaataagaatttaaagaattaacaattatcaacgttgtcgaaaaaaaaaaaaaaaaaagtataattatgaaaccgaaatcaaaatttgtataacaCGTTAAATCGCTGTAATTATTATCTGTATAAGCACGGATATTTAAACGTCACAATAATGCTTACTCACAATCGTTAATACAATCACTTGCAGATTACATAATACACATCACACCACGTATGTTTATCTACTCATGCTTATCGAGCGTGAGTAAGATGTGCCTTTTCGAGTGTTATATTTTACTAACAACTTTTGTTAGCTGACGCAGCGCAATactaaattacaaaattaattttttaattttgtcattttagAATGGCGAAAGTAGCTATATCTACAGGTATGGAAGTATCTCAGGAAGACGGTATGCAGATCGAGAAACAGTGCTATAGTAAGATTGTGGAAACGAAGGACAGAATTGAAGGACTCGCTGCATTCGCAGCCAAGCGTGTACCTGTCTACCAAGGAGTATAAAATTCAGGTGCCATAAtactttactttaaatatcgcgaacagaatatattttatattgagaaatatacatattaacgTTTACTatagtatatattaattttaatatatatttgtaatattttattaaaataaaaaattcagttAAGTTGTAAAATGAAAGTTACTTAAAATGGTAAAGGCTTAGCATTGCGTTTTAAGCAAGTTGCAGCGACAGCTGTTACAAATTTGACCTTGCAGGTTTGCTATTTACATATGCTAATGCGCGCCTTTATATCTtgttaacaagaaaaaaaaattctacatcACATTGCACCGTCTTCCAATAAATactataactttttttttttttttaatgttatcaCCGTTATTATTGgacattgttttaatatatgtgtACATATGGATATGCAAGTGCAATGATATGTATGTGACTCTGTATGCACATGTAAGACTTGCGAGTGGAAAtcatttgcgaaaaaaaattgataaaatactATTTACCATGCCAATaatctcttttatttaatatttataatttctatgtATTATGTGATGATaagataattgaaaaaaattagcatatgtacaaatatatttataagtgCGTGTAAAAACAATTATGCCTAGATTTTTTAAGTGctaaataattctatttaaaagaTAAGAATTATATGCTATATATCGTCAAGAATGTCTATATATCtgactaaaaaattatttttgataaaaattaatctattgcACGGTaccatataatattaattaaaaatgcacatTTACCTCGATCtagaaaaatacttttcagGGTTTAGCTATAAAACGCATTGCATGGAAACGTTGCtctgctctttctctctgttctCTTTTACAAGCGTTAGAAGGACATTTAATTGATTTACGGTATCTTTCGGGCCAGTGACACGATGTCCTATCGTTAAATCACTTTCGTAAATCTCGTAATCGTTACCGCCTTCGATTGTTTTATCACCGAAGAAGTGTATTTCATCATATCCCTGAATATGACGTAAGCAATATGTTTTATCCCAACCAATGGGAAAAACATCGAAAGAGATTTGTCCCccttggaaataaaattttttttaacttgcttgtcataatttatacgtaaaaaattttagcgTTAATTTGCAAATTCACTATAATTTCTATAAGCCATGTTACTTACCAATACTGTAAATCAAACCCAAGTCaggaaattcttttttaagagCTTGTATGAATTTTTCACGAATATGATGCTCGTTATCGTATTCGTTGAATTGTTCACGTTCTTTCTTAGTGCAATTCCGTCCTACTGGTGAAACGTTTATGATACCTTTTCGGAATTCAATGAATGTTCCCCGCTTAAATGGCAGTTTCAACTCGGATATATATcgcaatgaaaaatttataaagtccTGCAGGGAATCTTCTCCAAGCATATTCTGAATTGACTAAAATTTAATGCGCGTTATAAAAGCGAGTATATTATCTTTGTTGTTCTCGGTGACTATTTTACCTACTTACTTGCGATGGTAGAGCATTACCATGCTTAAAAGCGACAAGGCCATTCTCTGCAAAGACATACTTGTACTTTTCAAAAATGTGCTCACCACCAAGCTGTTCTTGAATTTTCCATAACATAGACCCACCAACTACAGCTATGTCAAATTCCTTTTTTACAGTTTCATAAAGAAACTTTTCAACACTAGGAGTGATTGGCTATAAAACATAACAATAAATCTGTTACAACAGATAGATAAAAAGGTAATTTGAGAAGATGTATAATCTCGTTTAGGTACGATTTTGTAGCatgcaaaatataataccTGCTGTGGTTCGGTGATCGTGCCGTCTACGTCGAACaggcaaataattttcttcgacATGATGTAATTTTATACCGTTGAAGCACTCGAGCTCTCTAAAACATATCACATTTTGTACACACGGAAATATTCACAAATGATTGAAAAACATTATACGCGACATAAAACAATAATGGGGAACGTCcttaaaattatgttaaacgATAGCATTATCTTATTtacgagtaattaatttccagATGCGGGTGATTATCGAAGAGTAGGATTTAAAATCACGTGCCGAGCTGCCGAGTTCAAGAGACAGGTTAACGATTGCCTCATCTTCCCCCTCTACTTTTTTTAGTCgagataaatagaaaattagtCGAGACCGTTCGCGAGCGATGAATAACATACTTTTTGGCgtttatttcacatttataattaattacaataatgcACATTTATATTACAGCAAAGCGTACGAAGCTCGCGTcaagcaattaaattaaaaacgtacaaaataaagcgttgaaagaaaaagcaagCATACATGTATTCCAGCGTATTTGGAGGAACTCGGAATCACCGGAGAACACGTCCCAGAAACGTTGACATACATGACGCAATTGTCGGCATCACTTACATGGTCATTGGCGGCAAAAGGTTACGTTCAGCAAAatacgaggaaaaaaatttggcAATCGCGAAGAGGACGGCCTTGTCCTCCGATATCCGTTcctattattttacaaattattaattttataaaattggtACTTGCGAGGTTAGAAACGTTTAGCAAATCTATCATTTCACTTTCTGTTACGCCAATGGAGGTTGCGCAAAAACTGTTGGCGCATATCCTCTCTCCCGCGCAACCTCCAGTGACGCAGAAACAATTGAAATCTTCGAGGATGAAGCGAAGCGACCGTTACGGGCTGTCTAGACAGACACAAATTTGCATAAATGCATAAGAAAATGTGAGAAAATGAATTTCATTGTCTTGAGTATTTGAATACCTCGCAGAGAGAATCAAGGTAAGAGTTTGGACGCTGAAATATATACGTACTTTGATTGAAATTACGCCAAAGCTTTATCTTTGTACAGGAATCAATATCGATGTCGACGAGGTTCTCTTTCGCCCTTACAAGCTGAATCGTACGCCGAGATCGTAAATTCAACGATACATCGTAGTCTTGAAAAGGTAATTATTAGACATCTTGACCGTTGCCGGTGCCGTGAACGAGTGAAACTTGCAGATGCACTTTCGTTGAACAATTGCACCGTTTTAATATGGCGGCCGATGGTGCTGCCTTTGTCGTAGAATTTCCGCGTCGGTCGCCATAAAATGGTGGGAATGCATCCGCCATTTCTGGTAAAGGCCTCTTCTTGACGAATCGGTCTTTCGTGGTCTTGCCGTTCTAGGTCTGAGACAGTCGCCAGGTAATGGAGATTTTATAACGAAAAATACTTCTAATCCGCGACAATCAACCGCTCGATTGTATCCTGCTAATGCGACTATGCAGATTTTAGCATAAGTATTTCTCGTTCTTGCgctatgaaatattatttttgttattaagcGCTTGAAGCCGATGCATACGGGTTCGTAGTTTTCGCTTTGAGAGAATTACATGCAATTCTTATCTTGATAAATAACCGGAATTgcagagaaaaaattaatacataaatgtctaaatatttattgcaccCGATAcctataaatatgtaatttctAGCACTGTTGATTCTAATTTATAGGTTAACACGTTTGCTGTATTGAGAtttgtcaaattttttattagaaatgtacgagataattatttcgtttttactaatttatttgtatgttacagaatGAAGCAGATCGTCACTAATCAAATGGTCAAAATCCCAGAGGGATTGACAGTTACCGTCAAATCCCGACTGGTGACGGTAAAAGGACCAAGGGGTGTCTTGAAGCGATCTTTCAAACACTTAGCGCTTGATATTCGTGTAAgtagcatttttattacaaacatATACCGTTTTTCAAGGAttttttagtagttttatcattttaaataattaaataaactattGAAATTGTATTTGTTGCAATGAGAATACAGatttacctttattttttataattttgcatttaaaatatttttaatttatgtcggcatatataacatatttatgagaataaatatttttttttacattagatGATCAGCCCAAGATTGTTGAGAGTTGAGAAATGGTTTGGTACAAAGAAGGAATTAGCAGCTGTTCGTACTGTTTGCTCACATATTGAAAATATGCTTAAAGGAGTAACAAAGGGCTATCAGTACAAGATGCGAGCAGTATATGCCCATTTCCCTATTAATTGTGTTACTACTGAGAATAACTCAGTTATTGAAATCCGTAACTTTTTGGGGGAAAAATACATTCGTCGTGTAAAAATGGCACCAGGTGTTACTGTTGCAAATTCTGGTAAGCAGAAAGACGAATTAGTTATAGAGGGTAACTCTCTAGAAGACGTATCACGTTCAGGTAAATATCAgctatttatacaaatttcgatagtttttaaataaataaatttaacagcgttaataaatatattttatattttagctGCTCTTATCCAACAATCAACAACTGTGAAAGACAAGGATATTAGGAAGTTTTTGGACGGACTCTATGTATCCGAAAAAACAACAGTTGTACAAGACGATGAATAAAGATTTTTAGcgtataagtaattaatttaatttaataatactaaaatatttttattgatccaatataaaaatagtttttaaatttttttattaactttacttCGATATCTTTAGATTACGCAAAAGTATCCTTTATTAAAAGTATccttaacttttattatttttttttttactgctttAAAGAAATACGCGcgatataaatagaaatattcgTTCGAGAACATAATTTAtcctttattaatttctcataAAATTCTGCGTTTTTACGCAGGTAGATATATGATCTTTCTTAATTGAACTGTGCTAAGAATGCTTGTAACGTTATCGAAGACATGCGAATATAGTTGATACAGTTGCGAGGTCGGGTCAATGGTCGTGCATCTTATTGTGATAGTAATAATCAAAgcgaacatttattttaacaatatcaATGTATTATTTCACTCCACACGCGGAAACGGAACATTATTAACGTTGACAAGAAGCACGACCAAAGAAAAtacaagataattttttctctgcaacataattttttgaaattaatttatctttgtgATTATGTTGCGCAGAAGCTTTAAAGAAATggttattttatgttttatgtaGTTGTAAATTGTATATAACGTGCTAACTGTACATTCCAGGATCACTAAAACACTGgagtgaataaataaaacatcgaAGAGGAAAAGTTAAGATCAAAAATAGAAGAGTAGAAGACAAAGTTTcataagaaaaagaagtgaGGTAGCGTTATTACAGCACTCGGCGGTGATTTCTTCGAGGAATAGACTGCGAAGTATGTCAAAGCGCCAAAGGCATCGGCAGAAACGAGTCGTGCGGATAATAACAAGAAATAGCAGGCTAACTGTAAGATATAACATACTATAGGTGAAATAAAATCACAACAAATTACTGCTAGGAAAGAGCGAAGCAGAACATGCCGAAGAGTTGCAATATGATCGATATTTTCCTATCGTTCCACTTAATTTGTATATTCGTTTTATCTCGAAtcaagtggaaaaaaaagaaactgcgaATTAACATAccacgaaaagaaaaaaaatgtttaacgacGTTTACTTGAGGTATAAACACCAATATTTTATCTAGAACGCGCGAAAAggtaataagaataaattatgcatAGATTTGCTAACGAATGAACAcattaacatatatattttcgttattaaattgGAATATATACGTTTGTCTCTGAAATCGGACAGTGCACTTTAAACGGCATGTGCTGacgcgagattaaaaaaaaattgtggtATTAAAGTTTCAGCTTATTCAATTATCACAAATAATGCGTCGTTCTGGTGAAATATCAAGTTACACAagagtaattaattgttatcgCACATTGCACATTGATTT
Coding sequences:
- the Pmm2 gene encoding uncharacterized protein Pmm2, translating into MSKKIICLFDVDGTITEPQQPITPSVEKFLYETVKKEFDIAVVGGSMLWKIQEQLGGEHIFEKYKYVFAENGLVAFKHGNALPSQSIQNMLGEDSLQDFINFSLRYISELKLPFKRGTFIEFRKGIINVSPVGRNCTKKEREQFNEYDNEHHIREKFIQALKKEFPDLGLIYSIGGQISFDVFPIGWDKTYCLRHIQGYDEIHFFGDKTIEGGNDYEIYESDLTIGHRVTGPKDTVNQLNVLLTLVKENREKEQSNVSMQCVL
- the Rpl9 gene encoding large ribosomal subunit protein uL6; the protein is MKQIVTNQMVKIPEGLTVTVKSRLVTVKGPRGVLKRSFKHLALDIRMISPRLLRVEKWFGTKKELAAVRTVCSHIENMLKGVTKGYQYKMRAVYAHFPINCVTTENNSVIEIRNFLGEKYIRRVKMAPGVTVANSGKQKDELVIEGNSLEDVSRSAALIQQSTTVKDKDIRKFLDGLYVSEKTTVVQDDE
- the LOC139110756 gene encoding methylglutaconyl-CoA hydratase, mitochondrial is translated as MASLVTTVRTTRSFQHLCACAVRTLTTSAMPSPTDEGKEIIVNYLDGKDNGIAVLGLNRPAARNSLGKILISQFNEALDSIRQNSKLRVLIVRSLIPKVFCAGADLRERYKMDNSEVNRFVSTLRDLMSKVEALPTPVISAIDGFALGGGLELALATDIRVASAEAKMGLIETSLAIIPGAGGTQRLPRVIGLAKAKQLIYTARILNGEQAMEIGLVNEVVSQNTVGDAAYQMALSIAREILPNGPIGVRMAKVAISTGMEVSQEDGMQIEKQCYSKIVETKDRIEGLAAFAAKRVPVYQGV
- the LOC139110765 gene encoding uncharacterized protein, with product MRSINFRRAMRLAAVLTLLCCLAIGALASPVPKIADSKVSTQNVLATGRQSPEAPVAADDDDDDDDDDDDVDLDITDDDDDDDDDDDDDDDDDDSDYLERFIEDILGGEDDDDDDEDEAAAAPVPVAPAAVPAAPVNSPQVPLAVAADLNQAAAEEAAEDAASAEASDDDAGSYEDEEGDAAETQAASNIHETTFEGAESVSNPVSVQAVGAAASPVGAVAAAPSSDEDDDDDDDDDDDVDLDITDDDDDDDDDEDDDDDDDDDDDDDEVEDIADIADARHARGMDSESSGHVPAIYVAKYNRFVDNILGKINNILRANYEPVTVKLTNPTSSYKTGKNKNKTKKKGIKNGTKKSASRPIEDSTIAEKNDNENDVEKVTQATESVATPIHATEKQPVLLESSTESSVRSNTRRTSSKNKNTNKNRKRTKNKTKNQSTNKNKTKAKSRPKARATLYGLASLHRTGNVSVNMMSDHTTIKTKFSLGPLVLKVEKEFGRAAKKELRSATATTAEMSGKLSLRVLHGGAATLHSIRVLQPKQVRVESQDDHDRTREFVWKRSSHIAHLVSQKLSSATRSMLRPPPVSPAA